ACATTCGTTTGAGAAAACACTTGAGAACTTACGAGTACAGCAAGTAAAAAAAAGCTAGCTTTTAAGAATGGAAATACTAATTTATTTTTCATAGATTTAACTATTTCAAAAATTAATCGTAAAACGAATTATCGAATGCAGAATACAAATCCTGTCCCAAAATAATTCTCTTCCAACCAGCCATGATAAATCCTAAACCATAGCTTAGTAATTGAATATAGCTCGTTATCACAGAAAGTAACCCAATTAAAAGGTTTTTATTCTGTATAGAAGAATCAATAAAAATAGTTGTTATATGAATCAGCGGGAAAATCAATAAATATTTGGAATAGAAAATACTCCCTAAAAGAACGGTCAACAAACCCATAAAAAAAACCGAAGGCGCAAAATGAACCAATTTCAGCGATGATGGATAGAGTTTATATAAATTAATTCGTGCAATACCCGAATTATAAATCTGTTTGTAAAACTGTCTTAAATTCGTTCTTCTTTTATGATACACATATGCATCTTTGAACAACCTGGTTTGAAAACCATTACCCAGAATTCGAATACTCATATCTATGTCCTCCCCAAAACGCATTTTCGAAAACCCACTAGTTTTATTGAACACGTCTCTCGAGTATCCCATATTAAAACTTCTTGGGTAAAATTTATCCAATTTCTCCCCTCCGCCCCGAATACCTCCGGTGGTAAAAAAAGAAGTCATTGAATAATTAATCGCCTTTTGTAAACTGGTAAAATCAGCATGAGCGGCATCCGGACCTCCGAATGCATCTACATAATTACTAGTCAATTGCTCAGATACAATTTCAAAATACTTTTTAGGAATAACACAATCTGAATCCAGGAAAATAGCATAATTACCTTCAGCTTTTTCAAATCCGTAATTTCTACTTTGACCGGGTCCAGAATTTTTTTTATAGAAATATCTAATATCCAGAACATCTTTAAATTGTTCTACAATATTATCAGACTTGATTTTCGAACCATCTTCGACAATAATTATTTCGAATCCTTTTTTTGTTTGTTCGCTGAGGCTTTGCAATAGTTCGTTTACCTCATCGGGTCTATTAAAAACTGGAACAATAATTGAAATATTCAAATCCATTTTCCTTTACAAACTATTAATCATTATTTGTGATTTTCTCTATTTGATATTTGTTTCGATCGCTTGACGATCTGGAAATCATTTCGCCTAAGAATCCAGCTAAAAACATCTGAGTTCCCATAATCATCATCGCTAAAGCTATGTAAAAATAAGCACTGTCCGTCACCAATCTTAACGGTTCGTGGATAAACAAATAATATAGTTTTTCCGCTCCAAGAAAAGTAGCCAAAACAAAACCCACGAAAAACATAAAAGTCCCAATAAAACCAAAAAAGTGCATTGGTTTTTTGCTGTACTTGGTCACGAATGAAATAGATAATAAATCTAAAAAACCATTGATAAATCGTTCCAATCCGAATTTGGTTACCCCATATTTTCTGGGATAGTGTTTTACCACTTTTTCTCCAATCTTAGTGAAACCACTTCTTTTAGCTATCACCGGGATATAACGATGCATTTCACCATATACCTCAATGGAGCGGACTACCTGTCCTCTATACGATTTCAATCCGCAGTTAAAATCATTCAATTCGATTCCTGACAACTTACGTGTTGCCCAGTTAAACAACTTGGTTGGAATCGTTTTTGAAATAGGATCATGACGCTCTTTTTTCCAACCGGAAATTAAGTCATACCCATCTTTCATAATGAGATCATACAATTCAGGAATTTCATCCGGGCTATCTTGTAAATCTGCATCCATGGTCATCACCACATCTCCCTTCGTCTCCTGAAAACCTACATGTAAAGCACCGGATTTACCGTAATTTCTTCTAAACTTAATTCCCTTAATGTTCTTATTCGAACTACAAATGGATTCTACAATACTCCAGGAAGTATCCGTACTCCCATCATCTACAAACAAAACCTCGTAGCTAAAGTTGTTGGCATCCATTACTCTGGCAATCCAATCTGCCAGTTCTTGTAGTGATTCTTCTTCGTTGTAAAGAGGAATAACCACTGATATATCTAATGTACTCGATTTATTCATGTAAGTTAATCGAATCTTCGTGGAATGGATTCGGATTTTCTTTTTTGGTAATTGCTGCACCAATCAATGCACCTATGGTTCCCATGGCTACCATAGTTACATATGTTTGTATGAAACCACCTATTGTGTAATTGTCATGGATATCTTCTCTAACGGTACCCATTTCATTATAAGTCTCTTC
This genomic interval from bacterium SCSIO 12643 contains the following:
- a CDS encoding glycosyltransferase; its protein translation is MNISIIVPVFNRPDEVNELLQSLSEQTKKGFEIIIVEDGSKIKSDNIVEQFKDVLDIRYFYKKNSGPGQSRNYGFEKAEGNYAIFLDSDCVIPKKYFEIVSEQLTSNYVDAFGGPDAAHADFTSLQKAINYSMTSFFTTGGIRGGGEKLDKFYPRSFNMGYSRDVFNKTSGFSKMRFGEDIDMSIRILGNGFQTRLFKDAYVYHKRRTNLRQFYKQIYNSGIARINLYKLYPSSLKLVHFAPSVFFMGLLTVLLGSIFYSKYLLIFPLIHITTIFIDSSIQNKNLLIGLLSVITSYIQLLSYGLGFIMAGWKRIILGQDLYSAFDNSFYD
- a CDS encoding glycosyltransferase family 2 protein, producing the protein MNKSSTLDISVVIPLYNEEESLQELADWIARVMDANNFSYEVLFVDDGSTDTSWSIVESICSSNKNIKGIKFRRNYGKSGALHVGFQETKGDVVMTMDADLQDSPDEIPELYDLIMKDGYDLISGWKKERHDPISKTIPTKLFNWATRKLSGIELNDFNCGLKSYRGQVVRSIEVYGEMHRYIPVIAKRSGFTKIGEKVVKHYPRKYGVTKFGLERFINGFLDLLSISFVTKYSKKPMHFFGFIGTFMFFVGFVLATFLGAEKLYYLFIHEPLRLVTDSAYFYIALAMMIMGTQMFLAGFLGEMISRSSSDRNKYQIEKITNND